The sequence gatccataccatatatatcaaataaaataaccaTAGAGCTGACTTTCTTTCTCTAATATCATTAATGACAtgatataaaacaaaattgtgctaaataatgtttttttgtttttaatcaaaataaatatgaGTGTTCAAAAGCAACATAAATCATGACTAAATTTaatcttaaaaataataaacaaaagtTAGGccaatcataaaataataagtatatGCATGTATTTTGCAAGATTGAATATGGCATAAAATATAccattaaaagaaaagaagaagaagaaaaaaaaaaagaatatgccATGCATAAGTATCCCATATTACtattatataatttggttaATGTTGTCTCTTACTCTAACCCACAAATATTGTTTTGGCATTtcctaaatttcaattataaattttagaataatagAACTTTTACCTCTAAACTAtgatatttgtataattttgcCCCTAGAACTTCTCTTCGTTGCAAACGTACCCCCCTCCTCTGAACTATGAAAGTTGTTGCAAATATCTCCCTTCAAGGTATAATTTGCTCATTTTTTAAAACAGTTTACTTATATAGCTATAAGTTACAAGTATAATTGCAATCGAAAGActtatttaataactttaaattacttaaaatccAGTTGTTGACATTAAATATACAAACAATATCGTGATCTCCAAGAATGCATATAGATActtgcataatttattattaaataattatttatgtatttattttttgtctgcacttttaaattaatattatattagtgctgtattaataaattatttaaataaatgacCGAAACGCAACCACGGAGAATATCaaataaaaactattaaaaccAACAAGAactaaatatacattttttttaaaaaaaaaaatgtaaaattgcCCATTGACTTTGGTATCTTTCctcaaataatatttttgtaatgtaattttaattaagagaACTATTTGGAGTGATCTAAAAAGAAACATAGTTGAAAGTTGAAACAATATTCATGTTATAATAGATAACTTCTATAAATCTTTCGTGTTATTTTCTCATCattctttaaattttgattggagataattatataaaacactaatttttgtaaaaaaaaattacatttttacgtttaatttatttttatatttttatagtattCTATAAAAACACATCAAAactacatgaaaataacaaaatacaatatcaaaccaacatacaaaataatatacaagtaacagaaaattaacaacaaaataataaaaatacaatataaaaatacatcaaaaaattgtattttatataaataatatccataaaaataaaagtattgaAAATACCGTACagactgtatttttgtaattttttttattgttttgagttttttttttaattatcccTTTTGATTAATGAGATCACTAATCatactaaataattaattttgcatTAATCACAACTTTTTTTTAGTACAACAAGACATTGTGGTAAGGTGCTCCCATAAAAAATTTGCACCCATaaatgtaaaaaagaaaaagtgttaagaaaaatataaacaatattATTTCATGTATCAATATAATCTGCAGATTGAATAGTCCTTACAAGCTCCTTCAAATTAGCAAGTACATGCCTTGGTCCTAAACTATCAACACCAATGAAATTTAAAAGCTCCTCTAAATCCTACAAATAcaccaaaaaagaaaagaataagaaaattgTTAAGGTCATTaagatatacataataatataccaAAACATTACATTTGACAATAATTTTTCGTGTGTTTATGATATGTGTATACAAAATATATACCGAAATACTACACTCAGTGATGtgacaataattttttaaactatGGTTCGTTTTAATTAGATGAGATTAGTAGAAAATTATTGTCACGTTACTGAGTATAGtattttaatacatattttgTGTGCACATATCAGTACTCTATCGATGTTTTGTTTTAGTAACCCATTTGTTAAATTAGACCAGATGGGGTTTTGTTTGAACTATCAAAaaccattgcaatgtcctcaaAAATGGCAAGCCAAAAAGGGTGCTTAAGAATTTTAATAGCCAACTAATATAATACACGAAAGTGAAAATCAAAAGCAAAGATCTGATGGAGAAAACCGCACCTTGTTTAGTAAGAAAACGGCGTAAGCAGTTCTTGTTGTGTCGTGACCATCTAAAAAAAGAGGGAATTCCACTTGCTTTATGTTTGTCGAAAGAGATGTATTCGATTGCAAATCAGCCGATGATGTAGGCTCTACCGATGGTGCATAGTCAATAATATATGACCGAGAGCAACCAAAGCGCACAGGGTACCGAAGTGGAACTTTCAAGTATGAAGCTATAAGTAAAACAGCCTGTAATAGTTCAAAGAGAATACACAACACATCATGGCGAGTCCCGAAATGCTATGGCATTTCATGACAAGGAGACGGATAAACAAGTCAAAGGAAAGTTAGATAAAGTGAAGAGGAACGCACATGAGCAACGTATCCAAGAGCACTTGAAGTCTTCTGAGCCTCTTTCTTGTCTGAGAAAAGAGACATTGTTTTAAAAGGAGCCATTGTCAACTGATGACCCAAAATTGTCAAAGATCCCGGATTCACAGGCTTACATCCAGCTGAATTCCCTGGTAACAAAATCAAAGCAGGCACATAACGTTATGCTAGTGGCAATGGCTAAAACAGAGTTCACAGATTATAGATTGAGCAATTTAGTCATTAGTGTTTTAAAAGCACTTTGCAGTGTTTGATTGGATTTCCCAATGAAAATAGCTTTTCgcttttaaaaactgtttttcaTGATAAAGGTCACCGAATTTGTTGAGAGTGGCAACACATATACCTAATTTGCTACTGCTCGGAAACGATTCAAGCTCCTGGTCATGTGCAGCTCCTGCAGATATTTTTACAGGATAGAGCAATGCAACTTGTGACACCATATACTGTTCTCTCATTCTTAGCTTCTTTTCCACTTTTTTAAGCCGAATATACCCTTTTCCTCCAGCAAGAAACTCATTCGATTCCTGTAATAATCGCACAATATAAGAGCTTGTAGTCCACCAACACATACATAATGGCCTACTAACTACTCAAACCATAACAAAGCACATACAGAAGAAAATTCAAAcctttaagaaaattgcatAGACGATTTTGTTATCactaaaataaaaaggaaaaataaccAAGCCTGTTGAAAAgcagaaaaaaactgaaaatattGTTACAAAAACTCACTCTAGAGTCTACAACAGTACGAGTCTAGAAGGACAAGTGAAAGAGAATCAATGGAGATTCATGTAGAAAGTAGAAACAGCCCATTACCTGCAACCGGTTACGAATAGTAGAAAGAGTAGTCCCACCATATAATAGTGCACTAACATCATCATTAAGCTGCTCCTCTTTCTTTTTAACAGTCTCTGCGGCTTTATTATGGCACTTTGACAAATTTTCCAGCACCAATTTTCTTAATTCCAGTTTCTCACGCATTTCCTCAAGCACATTTATTCGATTTATTGACTCCGCTTCAACCTGCCCATCATGTTGCCACCCGCTAATACGCGGGCTAATCAATTAAAGCTCAAGAAATTTTAGGAAAAGAATATAAAGACTGTGCTTCTATCAGCATCCAGTGGCACGAAAATCTGAGAATCTTACAGACTATAATTTCAAGTGAGAGTGTTTGCGTGTGGGTTGGTGAATGCATGCACAGGTGCTATTTTATGTCCTTTCAATTCGATTCATTTAGTTATTTATAAAACGAAGTAACAAATGAATAATTGTTTTCCTTAGTTACTTggttttcattaaataattctCATTCAATCCAAACTAAAATTGAAGAAAACAGAAAGCTGTAAAAGCTAAATCATCTCTACAACTGTTTTCTGAAGAACTATCAAAAAACAGCTCAGCTAGAAGTCATTGTAGCCTATTTTAAAAGTTCAAATCTATCCTTCAAATTCACCTAAAGACCGAATGTGCAACCTCGCGGATGATAAGTGTACTATTTTGCTTTCCATTACTTGTTTTCTTGGTGTTAAGTACTCTATCTATGATAAACAACTTTCTAGATGCCCAAGTTAtttgcaaaaaataaaaaaaaaatctctcactTATTTAACACTCTTTTAATAATTAGCAACCGTTCGATCAAACCCAactattttttcctttttcgaAACTAGGATCCCCGCCTAACCCTATAATATTTGGGTACATAGTAGGGACTCAAACCTCAAACCTTGTGGAAGCAAACCAATGACCAGTTGATCAACCCGACTATTGATATTTTGATCTAACGTGTTAGGAGGGTGAACTAGATGCATCCTAATGGAACAAAACCAACTCCTATATTCAAATTCTACATATTAAAGTTCAATTACTTCTTTCCTTAATTCCACAAGGCAACAACTATAATACTATAATGTAACAAACACACCAAAGACAAAAACACAGTGATTAATTCCTGAATTCACAATGAACAAGTTTAGGTATGGCTCTAAGgaccaaaataaaaaagaccCTTTTAAACTTCTTGTTGTTTATAGAACATATTCTAAACTTAGCCACTAAGAATACACAAAAATCTTTCAGTATTAAACTGCAAAACAATTCAACAACATAAACGGGCACAAAATCTTCAGTCACTTTCATTATTCAATGAATgtttatgaaaaaattcataGGTAAAATTAAATTTCCAAAAAATTACAATGTTTGACCATAAAAAGGTAAATAGCAGTACAAGTActcaaaattttaagtttttaagtGTTAAAAacccaatatttatttttagccaCATAAGTAgccaatatttgtaaaattgtaatttttttcta is a genomic window of Cannabis sativa cultivar Pink pepper isolate KNU-18-1 chromosome 9, ASM2916894v1, whole genome shotgun sequence containing:
- the LOC115722428 gene encoding vacuolar protein sorting 38 — protein: MEGERSKISSDSKKMNQENGKAINWEDFQQELARLWSLSSALNEANEKKQSLHLKLDPLIQVEAESINRINVLEEMREKLELRKLVLENLSKCHNKAAETVKKKEEQLNDDVSALLYGGTTLSTIRNRLQESNEFLAGGKGYIRLKKVEKKLRMREQYMVSQVALLYPVKISAGAAHDQELESFPSSSKLGNSAGCKPVNPGSLTILGHQLTMAPFKTMSLFSDKKEAQKTSSALGYVAHAVLLIASYLKVPLRYPVRFGCSRSYIIDYAPSVEPTSSADLQSNTSLSTNIKQVEFPLFLDGHDTTRTAYAVFLLNKDLEELLNFIGVDSLGPRHVLANLKELVRTIQSADYIDT